A genomic segment from Salvia splendens isolate huo1 chromosome 13, SspV2, whole genome shotgun sequence encodes:
- the LOC121760407 gene encoding uncharacterized protein LOC121760407, which yields MYAYHGVANPTVGNNVNANTFELRRGLLQMAENNAFRGRPTEDPNKHLTKFIQICNTTKINGVTDEQIRLRVFPFSLEDDAKDWLDSMEPNSMRTWEAMVEKFLEKYYPPSEALKRQSEIISFEMTPQESIRGAWERFKGLMKRCPNHGLNPTHQVLAFYRGCLPEAKRELNLSAGGSLLKKGEAEAMEVIEKVTSNDEGWNNERSRVHRVASATESSQMDNMYKHMELLHKKLDLMGMGPVVQKRQEGVEDVNYIHQGDNNYYNNSCPTLVGGGYNHFGNKAHPNLSYGNPNNSLQPPPLHSFPRDDH from the coding sequence ATGTATGCCTATCATGGGGTGGCAAACCCAACTGTTGGCAACAATGTCAATGCCAACACATTTGAACTCAGAAGAGGACTACTTCAGATGGCTGAGAACAATGCTTTCAGAGGCCGACCCACCGAGGATCCTAACAAGCATCTCACTAAATTCATCCAGATCTGCAACACGACGAAGATAAATGGAGTCACAGATGAGCAGATCAGACTAAGGGTGTTTCCTTTCTCTCTGGAGGATGATGCCAAGGATTGGCTGGACAGTATGGAGCCCAACTCCATGCGTACGTGGGAGGCAATGGTGGAAAAGTTCTTAGAAAAATACTACCCACCGAGTGAGGCGTTGAAGAGGCAGTCAGAAATCATTTCTTTTGAGATGACTCCCCAAGAGAGTATTCGAGGAGCTTGGGAAAGATTTAAGGGACTGATGAAGAGGTGCCCCAACCATGGATTGAATCCGACGCATCAAGTCCTAGCATTCTATAGGGGGTGCCTGCCTGAAGCAAAGCGGGAACTAAATTTGAGCGCAGGGGGATCACTGCTAAAGAAGGGAGAAGCAGAGGCCATGGAGGTGATTGAGAAGGTGACCTCTAATGATGAAGGCTGGAACAATGAGAGGAGTAGAGTGCACAGGGTAGCCTCTGCCACAGAGAGTAGCCAGATGGACAATATGTACAAACATATGGAGCTCCTCCACAAGAAGTTAGATCTCATGGGGATGGGACCGGTGGTGCAGAAGCGGCAAGAGGGTGTAGAGGATGTTAACTACATACACCAAGGGGACAATAACTACTATAACAACTCCTGCCCCACTCTAGTGGGTGGGGGTTACAATCATTTTGGGAACAAGGCGCATCCTAATCTGTCGTATGGGAACCCCAACAATTCCCTCCAGCCACCACCGCTTCACAGTTTCCCAAGGGATGATCACTGA